In Nakamurella antarctica, the following are encoded in one genomic region:
- a CDS encoding CPBP family intramembrane glutamic endopeptidase, producing MNSAPHDAIAHPWIQRHQFVTFVALAYAFSWTLWLLAAVGGGQVPFLIGGLGPMVAAATVIRWTGGSLRTWIRPVWRWRVPVRWWAYSLGLPALLYGVISLVLQLTGAPVNWSLAFSRLPDYAAAFAFVLILGGGLEEPGWRGFGLPLLQKRLPPVRATLLLGFVWGVWHVPLYGPAGFVIPMVLAFFYTVLWNRTRSVGLCILLHASFTPAQDQLILMARDRAYTQALDAPDFVILGVYAAAVIVLIALTQGRLGAAPAIVEALSSPNSEEA from the coding sequence ATGAATAGTGCGCCGCATGACGCAATCGCCCACCCGTGGATTCAGCGTCACCAGTTCGTCACTTTCGTAGCGCTCGCATACGCGTTCTCCTGGACGCTGTGGTTGCTGGCCGCGGTGGGAGGTGGGCAGGTGCCGTTCTTGATCGGGGGGCTCGGTCCGATGGTTGCCGCAGCAACGGTCATTCGATGGACCGGTGGTTCGTTGCGCACCTGGATCAGGCCCGTCTGGCGTTGGCGGGTACCCGTGCGCTGGTGGGCATATTCACTCGGCCTGCCGGCTTTGTTGTACGGCGTTATCAGCCTCGTTCTGCAGTTGACCGGCGCGCCGGTCAACTGGTCGCTAGCGTTCTCCCGACTGCCTGACTACGCCGCCGCCTTCGCCTTCGTTCTGATCCTCGGCGGGGGATTGGAGGAGCCGGGCTGGCGAGGCTTTGGTCTCCCGCTGCTGCAGAAGCGGCTCCCGCCGGTCCGCGCGACTTTGTTGCTCGGCTTCGTCTGGGGCGTATGGCATGTGCCGCTCTACGGGCCCGCCGGGTTCGTCATTCCCATGGTGCTGGCCTTCTTCTACACGGTGCTGTGGAACCGTACTCGGAGTGTGGGATTGTGCATTTTGCTGCATGCCAGCTTCACACCGGCCCAAGACCAACTGATCCTGATGGCGCGAGACAGGGCCTACACGCAGGCGTTGGACGCGCCGGACTTCGTCATCCTCGGTGTCTATGCCGCGGCGGTCATTGTCCTCATTGCACTCACCCAAGGCCGCCTCGGCGCAGCGCCAGCTATCGTCGAAGCGCTCTCATCACCGAACTCCGAAGAAGCCTGA
- a CDS encoding ABC transporter permease, protein MAHHNLGTVISFEFFRTISRKRFWIGTLAFPAAIAVIFVLISISNSTTSSTADAQKSAQFSVAYTDDSHLISDQIALRFGATLASSPGQGIEGVKDGTTEAYFAFPADPTVDTIEVYASDRGIFENGKYSAVAQEMLSQAVQQKIGSAQLALIAERPAAITVITFQGATESGGLNSAIPPLMFILIFYGLMMLLAGQMVNSTLEEKENRVTEMILTTLKPTTLITGKVITLFLVGLVQAIVFSVPVVIGYLFFRDALSLPSVDLSHLIIDPARVTVGFFLLLGGFSLYTTTLVAVGAAMPTAKEAGSFIGVLMALIFVPLYVAGLVVSDPHSAIVQIFTYFPFSAPTTALLRNGLGTLGLTESIAVIALLFVCAGGMLRLAVTLFQYGSISYTKKVSLKTALARKSG, encoded by the coding sequence ATGGCCCACCACAACCTAGGCACTGTCATTTCCTTCGAGTTTTTTAGGACCATCTCCAGGAAAAGATTTTGGATCGGGACATTGGCCTTCCCCGCTGCCATCGCGGTTATTTTTGTACTGATCTCCATCAGCAACTCGACCACCAGCAGCACCGCCGACGCTCAGAAAAGCGCCCAGTTTAGTGTTGCGTACACAGATGATTCTCACCTGATCTCGGACCAAATCGCCTTGAGATTCGGGGCCACACTGGCCAGTAGCCCTGGCCAGGGCATCGAAGGCGTGAAGGATGGCACCACGGAGGCGTACTTTGCCTTCCCCGCCGATCCGACCGTCGACACCATCGAGGTCTACGCATCGGACCGGGGAATTTTCGAAAACGGAAAATACTCCGCGGTGGCACAGGAAATGCTCAGCCAAGCGGTGCAGCAAAAGATCGGTTCGGCGCAGTTGGCCCTCATCGCCGAGCGTCCTGCGGCTATTACTGTCATTACCTTTCAGGGCGCCACAGAGTCGGGCGGTCTCAATTCCGCCATACCGCCCTTGATGTTCATCTTGATCTTCTACGGACTCATGATGCTGCTGGCAGGCCAAATGGTAAATTCTACGCTGGAGGAAAAGGAAAATCGGGTCACAGAGATGATTCTGACCACCTTAAAACCCACCACGCTCATCACCGGCAAGGTGATTACGTTGTTTCTCGTGGGACTTGTCCAAGCAATTGTCTTCTCTGTGCCAGTGGTAATCGGCTACCTATTTTTCCGCGATGCGCTGAGTCTTCCGTCTGTGGATTTATCGCACCTCATCATTGACCCCGCCCGAGTCACTGTTGGGTTTTTCCTCTTGCTCGGCGGATTCTCCCTGTACACCACTACTTTGGTGGCTGTGGGAGCAGCCATGCCGACCGCAAAAGAAGCTGGCAGCTTTATCGGCGTTTTGATGGCGCTGATCTTCGTGCCCCTGTACGTCGCCGGACTGGTGGTCTCGGATCCGCATTCGGCCATCGTGCAGATCTTCACTTATTTCCCGTTCTCCGCGCCCACCACCGCGCTGCTGCGCAATGGCCTTGGCACCCTGGGTCTTACTGAGTCGATTGCAGTCATCGCCCTCCTATTCGTCTGCGCGGGCGGGATGCTGCGGCTAGCGGTAACCCTGTTCCAGTACGGGTCCATCTCGTACACTAAAAAGGTCTCGCTGAAAACAGCTTTGGCAAGGAAGTCGGGATAG
- a CDS encoding ABC transporter ATP-binding protein, which translates to MDEALVHIDRFRMDFGDNTVISDLSFDVRRGETFGFLGSNGSGKTTTIRALLGIYRPTSGTLHINGKPFSPENGSRLGYLPEERGLYKKEPVIDIMTYFGRLKGMDRNAAKAWSLSYLDRVALGDKSSLQLDKLSGGQQQKIQLGVTIMNDPELLILDEPTKGFDPVNRRLLMDIIADQKTAGATVVMITHQMEEVERLCDRVLLLKNGTTEAYGTVDEVQNRYGGRIVRLKYSGRIPPSPAYEISLVEQNYAELVLTTDVDESNILRQLLDAGVTVRGFEVTKVSLDDVFLRVYGDQNVAYQRELSGV; encoded by the coding sequence ATGGACGAAGCACTTGTTCACATTGACCGGTTTCGGATGGATTTCGGGGACAACACCGTGATCAGTGATTTGTCCTTCGATGTCCGGCGGGGCGAGACCTTCGGCTTCCTCGGCAGCAACGGCTCCGGAAAAACCACGACCATCAGGGCGTTACTGGGTATCTACCGGCCGACGTCCGGCACGCTCCACATCAATGGCAAGCCGTTTAGCCCCGAGAATGGAAGCCGTCTCGGCTACCTCCCCGAGGAGCGTGGCCTGTACAAGAAAGAACCCGTCATCGACATCATGACGTATTTCGGTCGGCTCAAAGGAATGGATCGCAACGCGGCCAAAGCGTGGTCCCTGAGTTACCTGGATCGTGTGGCTCTCGGGGATAAATCCAGCCTTCAATTGGACAAGCTGTCCGGCGGCCAGCAGCAAAAGATCCAACTCGGAGTGACAATTATGAACGACCCCGAACTGTTGATTCTGGACGAGCCCACCAAGGGTTTTGACCCGGTTAATCGTCGCCTTTTGATGGACATCATCGCCGACCAGAAAACGGCTGGCGCGACAGTCGTGATGATTACCCACCAGATGGAAGAGGTGGAACGGCTCTGCGATCGAGTTCTCTTGCTGAAGAACGGAACAACGGAGGCCTACGGCACTGTCGACGAGGTTCAGAATCGCTACGGAGGCAGAATCGTTCGGCTCAAATATTCCGGCCGCATCCCGCCGTCTCCGGCCTACGAGATATCTCTGGTGGAGCAAAACTATGCGGAGTTAGTCCTGACCACGGACGTGGACGAATCGAACATCCTGCGGCAACTGCTCGATGCGGGAGTGACGGTGCGCGGCTTCGAGGTCACCAAAGTCTCGCTCGACGATGTTTTCTTGCGGGTCTACGGGGATCAAAACGTCGCCTACCAGCGCGAACTTTCGGGGGTATAA
- a CDS encoding RtcB family protein, whose translation MPEHLSKKLINWASIIGDNTRDQAITSATMPFIYPHVALMPDAHLGKGATVGSVIPTLGAIIPAAVGVDIGCGMIAVRTQWTETEFRGLFPGPSTGPGTGPSMTQLRESIESAIPLSAGQYNSEIIAESTAARILALEEAAVAARFSPETYAANWRLQLGTLGSGNHFIEVTVDEASRVWLFLHSGSRGIGNKIAQHHIKVAQQQMTKWWISVPDPDLAYLVEGTDEFWKYIRELRWAQEFARENREEMMDRVCAQIEHLTGVAVCRKETINCHHNFTEQEQHFGKKVWVSRKGAIKAAKGDRGLIPGSMGTASYVVVGKGNPLSLNSSPHGAGRSRSRNETKKMFTAADLEVAMAGIEYRHTDAFIDEIPQAYKDIDVVMADAADLVTIEHTLHQILNVKGD comes from the coding sequence ATGCCAGAACACCTCAGCAAGAAGCTCATCAACTGGGCCAGCATCATCGGCGACAACACTCGCGACCAAGCGATCACGTCGGCAACCATGCCTTTCATCTACCCGCACGTCGCGTTAATGCCCGACGCGCACCTGGGGAAGGGGGCCACGGTGGGAAGCGTCATCCCCACGCTCGGCGCTATCATCCCTGCCGCGGTCGGTGTCGACATCGGGTGCGGGATGATCGCCGTCCGCACCCAATGGACCGAAACCGAGTTTCGGGGCCTGTTTCCCGGACCTTCCACCGGGCCAGGAACCGGGCCATCTATGACCCAGCTCCGCGAAAGCATCGAGTCGGCGATCCCACTTTCGGCTGGCCAGTACAACAGCGAGATCATCGCCGAATCCACCGCGGCCCGGATCCTGGCCCTGGAAGAAGCGGCCGTGGCAGCCAGATTCAGCCCTGAAACATATGCCGCGAATTGGAGACTGCAACTCGGAACACTCGGCAGCGGCAATCACTTCATCGAAGTTACAGTCGACGAAGCGAGCAGGGTGTGGCTGTTCCTACATTCCGGCAGCCGCGGAATCGGCAACAAGATCGCCCAGCATCACATCAAAGTTGCGCAACAACAGATGACGAAATGGTGGATCAGCGTGCCGGACCCCGACCTTGCCTACTTGGTAGAGGGGACCGACGAGTTCTGGAAATACATCCGGGAACTTCGGTGGGCCCAGGAGTTCGCCCGTGAAAACCGGGAGGAGATGATGGACCGCGTTTGCGCCCAGATCGAACATCTGACCGGGGTGGCCGTGTGCAGAAAGGAAACCATCAATTGCCACCACAACTTCACCGAACAGGAACAACATTTCGGGAAGAAGGTGTGGGTGTCGCGCAAAGGCGCCATCAAAGCGGCAAAGGGCGATAGGGGTCTGATTCCAGGCAGCATGGGCACCGCCAGTTACGTTGTCGTCGGTAAGGGTAATCCGTTGTCCTTGAACTCCTCACCCCACGGCGCAGGCCGTTCACGGAGCCGCAACGAAACAAAAAAGATGTTCACCGCCGCCGACCTCGAAGTGGCCATGGCTGGAATCGAGTACCGCCACACCGATGCATTTATCGACGAGATCCCGCAGGCGTACAAGGATATCGACGTCGTGATGGCAGATGCGGCCGACCTCGTGACAATTGAGCACACACTCCACCAGATTCTCAACGTCAAAGGCGACTGA
- a CDS encoding aldehyde dehydrogenase family protein has product MDIADTTAAFAELDNQLAAVASCEKVWAATSVRRRRELLLAVRDLVARDAELWAQTAAGLKRLPSRSPLVGEEWTSGPYALITALTTLAESAAALEAGRSPVDEYKFSRAPGGRTAVDILPHQVFDHLLFSGFSAQVWMPPGVTQQQVREQAGLALRDPVQTHGVGVVLGAGNITSIAPLDVLSELYASNRVVVLKLNPVMDAMLPVYQRVFAPLIELGVLFITTGGADVGQHLVQHHLIDHVHITGSAATHDAIVWGTDAADVAARKSAHNPVLSKPITSELGGVSPIIVLPGTWSKADLRFQAEHVATMRLHNNGYNCIAGQVVLMAESWPQKEEFVEQIRLALRRTPDRDDYYPGSGRRVQAARSAYPEAETISGVTLINDPADTEYLRQQETFAPVLGIIELPGADFLQTAVRSANDDFVGTLGVNIIAHPRTLAALGDRFENALAELRYGCIAVNAWTGVGFLNAAAAWGAFPGHTLADVQSGIGAVHNALLLKDPERTVVRGPFRPSPRSILQGEWSISPRPPWFVTNKTAARTGELLTAFAASPSWAKLPGIFASALRG; this is encoded by the coding sequence ATGGACATCGCCGATACCACCGCCGCATTTGCCGAGCTCGATAATCAGCTTGCCGCTGTGGCCAGCTGCGAAAAAGTGTGGGCAGCGACCAGTGTGCGACGACGACGCGAACTTCTCCTTGCTGTGCGTGATCTTGTTGCACGCGATGCAGAGTTGTGGGCGCAGACGGCAGCAGGCCTGAAGCGGTTGCCGTCCCGCTCGCCGCTGGTGGGGGAGGAGTGGACCAGTGGCCCCTACGCGTTGATCACGGCATTGACGACTCTGGCGGAAAGTGCTGCTGCTCTCGAAGCCGGTCGTAGCCCGGTTGATGAGTACAAATTTTCTCGTGCGCCGGGTGGGCGAACCGCAGTAGATATATTGCCGCATCAGGTCTTTGACCATCTTCTGTTCAGTGGATTCAGCGCCCAGGTCTGGATGCCGCCGGGCGTCACACAGCAGCAAGTGCGGGAGCAGGCTGGCTTAGCTTTGCGTGATCCCGTCCAGACTCACGGTGTCGGAGTAGTTCTCGGCGCGGGAAACATCACTTCCATTGCCCCGCTTGATGTGCTCTCCGAGCTTTATGCCAGCAATCGCGTGGTGGTTCTCAAATTGAACCCGGTGATGGACGCAATGCTGCCCGTGTACCAACGAGTGTTTGCGCCACTCATCGAACTTGGGGTCCTCTTCATCACGACCGGCGGCGCCGACGTCGGTCAGCATCTGGTGCAGCACCATCTCATCGACCATGTTCACATCACGGGCAGTGCAGCGACCCACGATGCCATCGTGTGGGGGACGGATGCTGCCGACGTCGCCGCGCGCAAATCCGCTCACAACCCGGTCTTGTCGAAGCCGATCACGAGTGAGCTCGGCGGCGTGTCGCCGATCATCGTCCTCCCCGGCACCTGGTCCAAAGCCGACTTGAGGTTTCAAGCCGAACACGTCGCTACAATGCGCCTGCATAACAACGGTTACAACTGCATCGCCGGGCAAGTGGTACTGATGGCCGAAAGCTGGCCGCAGAAAGAAGAGTTCGTCGAACAAATCCGATTGGCCCTTCGCCGCACTCCGGACCGCGATGATTACTACCCAGGTAGTGGCAGGCGCGTGCAAGCTGCTCGCAGCGCCTACCCAGAAGCCGAAACAATCTCGGGCGTCACGCTTATTAACGATCCAGCCGACACCGAGTATTTGCGCCAGCAGGAGACGTTCGCGCCCGTCCTCGGCATTATCGAACTGCCGGGCGCCGATTTCTTGCAAACGGCGGTTCGCAGCGCCAACGACGATTTCGTTGGCACACTCGGCGTCAACATTATTGCCCACCCGCGCACCTTGGCGGCGCTGGGCGACAGGTTCGAAAACGCTCTGGCAGAACTGCGTTATGGCTGCATCGCCGTTAACGCCTGGACCGGCGTTGGATTTCTCAACGCCGCCGCTGCCTGGGGTGCGTTCCCCGGCCACACGCTCGCCGACGTGCAAAGCGGGATCGGCGCGGTGCATAACGCGTTGCTGCTGAAGGACCCAGAGCGCACCGTTGTCCGCGGACCTTTCCGGCCGTCGCCGCGGTCCATCCTGCAAGGGGAGTGGTCCATCAGTCCTAGGCCCCCATGGTTTGTGACCAACAAAACGGCGGCTCGCACCGGGGAACTGTTGACCGCATTCGCCGCTTCGCCGAGCTGGGCAAAACTGCCCGGTATTTTTGCCTCAGCCTTGCGAGGCTGA
- a CDS encoding DEAD/DEAH box helicase has product MIGQGLLPEEWLQNGAIPDSAILRDLEAAEFASTTLQLLRGLAGVRVQTQGDIPDYRELTGVPLLTVTTVPSERHDWFNLGVTVTVDGRTIPFVPLFRALAKGRRKLLMVNGSYMTLNHPAFEPLRELINEAKDIAEWETGPVISRYQTELWSDFEDLADEAVPAVTWRAQLAEARKDSPHRIDTPQGLRAELRPYQAEGLGWLAFLWRHQLGGILADDMGLGKTVQCLGLIQHATETGSASSPFLVVAPTSVVPNWVSESMRFTPGLVVREIAATQAKSGVDLAAVAAGADILVTSYALLRLDFDAYQSIAVNTGWAGLILDEAQFVKNPASRVHECALDLDIRFKLAVTGTPMENSLTELRALFTIVAPGLFASSARFEAEYVRPIEMPAVGITRGVGAGNSEQVAAGLRSKRLAKLRSRIRPYMMRRTKELVAAELPAKQEQTLTIHLAPEHRALYDVYLQRERQKLLHLLDDMERNRFVVFRSLTLLRILALDASLLDEEYSHIPSSKLDALFEQLDEVLAEGHRALVFSQFTSYLKKAAARLDAAGVAYVYLDGSTRQRAEVINEFKSGTAPVFLISLKAGGFGLNLTEADYVFLLDPWWNPATEEQAIDRTHRIGQTKNVMVYRLIAADTIEEKVMKLKQRKAILFDAVIDDEALFSSALSETDIRELLS; this is encoded by the coding sequence GTGATCGGGCAGGGCTTGTTGCCTGAAGAGTGGCTTCAAAACGGCGCGATTCCAGATTCGGCCATCCTGCGGGACCTAGAAGCAGCCGAATTCGCGTCCACCACACTGCAGCTGCTTCGGGGGTTGGCCGGTGTACGCGTCCAGACCCAGGGCGATATTCCAGATTATCGTGAGCTCACGGGCGTGCCACTTCTCACTGTCACCACAGTGCCGTCAGAGCGCCACGACTGGTTCAACTTGGGCGTCACCGTCACCGTGGACGGCAGGACAATTCCGTTTGTCCCGCTGTTTCGAGCGCTCGCAAAAGGCCGCCGCAAGCTACTGATGGTGAACGGCAGTTATATGACGCTCAACCACCCGGCTTTCGAGCCGCTGCGGGAGCTGATCAACGAAGCCAAAGATATCGCCGAGTGGGAAACCGGCCCCGTCATTAGTCGCTACCAGACCGAACTGTGGTCTGATTTCGAGGATCTCGCCGACGAGGCAGTACCGGCGGTGACCTGGCGCGCCCAATTGGCCGAGGCCAGGAAAGATTCACCCCACCGCATCGATACGCCCCAAGGTCTACGCGCAGAGCTCCGTCCCTACCAGGCGGAGGGCTTGGGGTGGCTGGCATTCCTCTGGCGGCATCAGCTGGGCGGGATCCTCGCTGACGACATGGGCTTGGGTAAAACTGTGCAGTGCCTGGGGCTTATCCAACACGCAACCGAAACTGGTTCGGCCTCAAGCCCATTCCTGGTAGTAGCCCCGACTTCGGTGGTACCGAACTGGGTTTCCGAATCGATGCGGTTCACGCCGGGTCTCGTGGTGCGAGAAATTGCTGCCACCCAAGCGAAGTCCGGTGTCGATCTAGCAGCGGTCGCCGCCGGCGCCGACATTCTGGTCACCAGCTACGCCCTGCTGCGTCTTGACTTCGATGCCTACCAGTCGATTGCCGTAAATACGGGGTGGGCCGGACTCATTCTGGACGAGGCGCAGTTCGTCAAGAACCCGGCTTCCAGAGTGCATGAGTGCGCACTGGATCTGGATATCCGGTTCAAGCTCGCCGTCACCGGCACGCCCATGGAGAATTCGCTGACCGAACTCCGCGCGCTGTTCACCATCGTTGCGCCGGGCCTTTTTGCCTCGTCAGCGCGGTTTGAAGCCGAATACGTGCGACCCATCGAGATGCCCGCCGTCGGTATCACCCGCGGCGTCGGAGCCGGCAACAGCGAACAGGTCGCGGCGGGCCTGCGTAGCAAGCGCCTCGCTAAATTGCGCAGCCGAATTAGGCCATACATGATGCGCCGCACCAAAGAATTGGTCGCCGCGGAGCTGCCGGCCAAACAGGAGCAGACCTTGACTATCCACCTGGCACCCGAGCACCGCGCGCTGTACGACGTGTACTTGCAGCGCGAGCGGCAGAAACTCCTTCACTTGCTTGACGACATGGAACGCAATCGGTTTGTGGTTTTCAGGTCGTTGACCCTGCTGCGGATTCTGGCTCTCGACGCCTCGCTGCTGGACGAGGAGTACTCCCACATCCCGTCAAGCAAGCTGGACGCGCTGTTCGAACAACTCGACGAGGTCCTAGCCGAGGGCCACCGTGCACTGGTCTTCAGTCAGTTCACCTCGTACCTGAAGAAAGCGGCGGCTCGGCTGGACGCGGCGGGCGTCGCATATGTCTACCTGGACGGCAGCACGCGGCAGCGGGCCGAGGTGATCAATGAGTTCAAATCCGGTACCGCGCCCGTGTTCTTGATCAGCCTGAAGGCGGGCGGTTTCGGCCTCAACCTGACCGAAGCCGACTACGTGTTCTTGCTGGATCCGTGGTGGAACCCGGCAACCGAGGAACAGGCCATTGACCGGACACATCGCATCGGGCAAACGAAAAACGTGATGGTGTATCGACTGATCGCCGCGGACACCATCGAGGAAAAGGTCATGAAGCTGAAGCAGCGCAAAGCCATACTTTTTGATGCCGTCATCGACGACGAAGCGCTGTTCAGCTCCGCGCTCTCAGAAACAGATATTCGCGAACTACTCAGTTAG
- a CDS encoding serine hydrolase domain-containing protein — protein sequence MTAHPQAMSASMRGVSPGRGLADVVTYFESWLNFRQRYLQIPGIQAAVLDSGELLLDVAFGSASLDDSDSGGPAGVALTPAHLFRVASHSKTFTATAVLQLVAGGTLALDDPASRWLPSLTSAASPIAGVTVRELLAHQGGVIRDGRNGDYWQLVGEFLDEAALLVESADPGADVFEPNVEFKYSNIGYSLLGLIIEAASGQTYADYVQCNIIDRLHLPNTGPEFAPDRAADYAAGHSSLAYSPHRVRIDHVDTRAMAAATGFYSTAGDLVNYFAAHAIGDDRLLDDRHKRMMQQPVSTVVGTKSQYGLGLEIENIGDRTLIGHGGGYPGHITRSLTDTATGLAVSVLTNCIDGPAEQCVRAFFTLLDLAESLSTPDVVAVDLSRFTGRYVHLWGVLDLVLLGGRLYAINPVNVDPATDAALLEVVDSATLKIIGGSGFGARGELMKFEFGDDGSVTRVRGASGMTLVPEAVFELPEQVRARKR from the coding sequence ATGACGGCACACCCGCAAGCGATGTCAGCTTCAATGAGAGGCGTCTCGCCCGGGAGAGGGCTTGCGGACGTCGTTACTTACTTCGAAAGTTGGCTGAACTTTCGGCAGCGGTACCTGCAGATACCGGGCATTCAGGCTGCGGTGCTGGACAGCGGCGAGCTCCTCTTGGATGTGGCATTTGGCAGCGCAAGCCTGGACGACTCTGATTCGGGCGGCCCAGCTGGTGTTGCCTTGACGCCCGCACACCTGTTCCGCGTTGCCTCGCACTCCAAGACCTTCACCGCTACCGCGGTTCTCCAGCTGGTTGCAGGCGGAACCCTCGCCTTGGACGATCCCGCAAGCCGGTGGCTGCCGTCTTTGACTTCTGCAGCGTCGCCGATAGCGGGAGTCACCGTGCGGGAGTTGCTAGCGCATCAAGGCGGTGTTATCCGAGACGGCCGCAACGGTGACTACTGGCAACTCGTTGGCGAGTTTCTCGACGAGGCAGCTCTTCTCGTGGAGTCGGCGGATCCGGGCGCTGACGTTTTCGAGCCGAACGTCGAGTTTAAGTATTCAAATATCGGCTACTCGCTGCTGGGTCTCATTATCGAAGCGGCCTCCGGCCAGACGTACGCAGACTATGTGCAGTGCAACATCATCGATCGCCTGCACCTACCGAATACAGGTCCAGAATTCGCCCCGGACCGGGCTGCTGACTACGCCGCAGGACACTCCTCGTTGGCGTATTCACCGCATCGCGTTCGCATCGACCACGTCGATACGCGAGCCATGGCCGCAGCGACGGGCTTTTATTCCACGGCGGGCGATCTGGTCAACTACTTTGCCGCCCATGCCATTGGTGACGACCGCCTGCTCGACGACCGACACAAACGAATGATGCAGCAACCTGTTTCGACCGTAGTAGGTACGAAGAGCCAGTACGGCTTGGGCCTCGAGATTGAGAACATCGGAGACCGCACCCTCATAGGGCACGGCGGCGGCTACCCCGGCCACATCACACGTTCCTTGACAGATACCGCCACCGGTCTTGCGGTCTCGGTGTTAACCAACTGCATCGACGGACCCGCCGAGCAGTGTGTGAGGGCATTTTTCACCTTGCTCGACCTCGCTGAATCCCTGAGCACCCCCGATGTCGTTGCTGTAGATCTCTCGCGCTTCACGGGCCGCTACGTCCACCTGTGGGGGGTTCTCGACCTCGTACTTCTTGGCGGCAGGCTCTATGCCATCAACCCTGTCAATGTGGACCCGGCTACCGATGCAGCGCTCCTCGAAGTGGTCGACTCTGCCACTCTGAAAATCATTGGTGGGTCGGGCTTCGGCGCACGCGGCGAACTGATGAAATTCGAATTCGGCGATGACGGCAGCGTCACACGGGTTCGGGGCGCCAGCGGAATGACGCTGGTTCCGGAAGCAGTGTTCGAGTTGCCGGAGCAGGTGCGAGCCCGCAAGCGCTGA
- the mmuM gene encoding homocysteine S-methyltransferase has translation MPHIKTAVADRIARGNVVLDGGLGSLLEHHGHDLTSELWSARFLLEDPESLTRAHAEYFAAGAEIVISGSYQATFEGFAALGLARSEAAAAISESVTLVGDARDGLAADGRERWVAASVGPYGAMLADGSEYRGDYHLGNFSATVTALREWHRPRLEVLRDAGADLLAFETIPNRAEATALLEEIAGTGQPSWLALTCDARTTRAGEPLEAIFELAAQVDEIIAVGFNCTDPRLLADLIPLAGQASGKPVVVYPNSGETWDAIGRSWQGSAAFRPALIEEWVAAGAAVIGGCCRVGPVEIGKIAQQLSTVRRGEIVGS, from the coding sequence ATGCCTCACATCAAGACCGCGGTTGCGGATCGAATTGCCCGTGGAAATGTGGTCCTTGACGGCGGTCTCGGCAGTCTTCTGGAGCACCACGGGCACGATCTGACATCCGAGCTGTGGTCCGCACGGTTCTTGCTGGAAGACCCAGAATCCCTCACCCGCGCGCATGCCGAGTATTTTGCCGCTGGCGCCGAGATCGTCATTTCTGGTTCGTACCAAGCAACTTTCGAGGGTTTCGCCGCACTCGGTCTCGCTCGTTCTGAGGCCGCAGCGGCAATCAGCGAGAGCGTCACGCTGGTCGGCGATGCGCGCGACGGGCTGGCGGCCGACGGTCGGGAGCGATGGGTTGCCGCCTCCGTTGGACCGTACGGCGCGATGCTGGCAGATGGGTCGGAATACCGGGGCGACTACCACCTCGGCAATTTCAGCGCCACCGTCACCGCCCTGCGGGAGTGGCACCGACCAAGACTGGAGGTCCTGCGCGATGCCGGCGCCGACCTGCTGGCGTTTGAGACCATCCCGAATCGCGCGGAGGCGACCGCGCTCCTTGAGGAGATCGCCGGAACGGGCCAACCTAGTTGGCTCGCACTCACCTGTGATGCGCGAACCACGCGGGCGGGAGAGCCATTGGAAGCCATCTTCGAGCTCGCGGCTCAAGTCGACGAGATCATCGCCGTAGGGTTCAATTGCACCGACCCGAGATTGCTCGCTGACCTCATCCCCCTGGCAGGACAGGCTTCTGGGAAGCCGGTCGTTGTATACCCCAATAGCGGCGAAACCTGGGATGCCATCGGACGTTCGTGGCAGGGCAGCGCCGCTTTCCGCCCCGCGCTGATTGAGGAGTGGGTTGCCGCGGGCGCCGCCGTCATCGGTGGCTGTTGCCGGGTCGGCCCGGTTGAGATCGGCAAAATCGCGCAGCAGCTCAGCACTGTCCGCCGAGGCGAGATAGTGGGATCTTGA